A genomic region of Raphanus sativus cultivar WK10039 chromosome 6, ASM80110v3, whole genome shotgun sequence contains the following coding sequences:
- the LOC108807271 gene encoding folylpolyglutamate synthase, translating into MLIYVNGFLKCGAPLLPFFTKPTPGSYSLTSGPRDRLYFNNKLRYSSKSVQVVENSAIDMGAKEEKADSAALTSYDDAMDALSTLISRRRGDRSPTVGSRDKLEQVVSYLKILGLEDKIKELKVIHVAGTKGKGSTCVFCEAILRNCGFRTGLFTSPHLMDVRERFRIDGLDISEEKFLQYFWECWKLLKEKAVDGVTMPPLFQFLTVLAFKIFVCEKVDVAVIEVGLGGKLDSTNVIQKPIVCGIASLGMDHMDILGHTLADIAFHKAGIFKPQIPAFTVPQLSEAMGVLQETANNLKVPLEVIAPLDLKKLDGIELGLSGDHQLVNAGLAVSLSRCWLQRTGNWDKIFPNGSNETDMPVAFCRGLATARLHGRAQVVHDLVSDQKDSMKTPCGDLIFYLDGAHSPESMEACGRWFSSAVRGNKSLSTPVNGYRRNGEFGRDLNKVSKQVLLFNCMEVRDPQVLLPKLVTTCASSGTHFSRALFVPTMSTYNKVISGASAIPLDTRRKDLTWQFRLQKLWERSIQGTDTALDHTLNPDGITSLPPHDFLCGDAPHCGGPAGGTHITSSAVMPSLPLTINWLRDCVRRNPSLKLEVLVTGSLHLVGDVLRLLKR; encoded by the exons ATGCTCATTTATGTGAACGGGTTTCTAAAGTGCGGAGCACCTCTACTTCCATTCTTCACTAAACCAACGCCTGGATCTTACAGTTTAACTTCAGGCCCTCGGGATCGTCTTTATTTCAACAATA AGCTTAGGTACTCAAGCAAATCAGTACAGGTCGTGGAGAATTCTGCCATTGATATGGGTGCGAAGGAAGAGAAGGCAGATAGTGCAGCTTTGACTTCGTATGATGATGCCATGGACGCGCTCTCCACTCTTATTTCTCGTCGACGTGGCGACCGCTCACCTACCGTAGGAAGTCGTGACAAACTTGAGCAAGTCGTCTCATATCTCAAG ATTTTGGGCCTGGAGgataaaataaaagagttaaAAGTTATTCATGTCGCTGGAACGAAGGGAAAG GGCTCAACATGTGTCTTCTGTGAGGCAATATTACGTAACTGTGGGTTTCGAACAGGATTGTTTACATCTCCTCACCTGATGGATGTGAGGGAACGATTCCGAATAGATGG CTTGGATATATCTGAGGAAAAGTTTCTTCAGTATTTCTGGGAATGTTGGAAGTTACTGAAG GAGAAAGCTGTAGATGGTGTTACCATGCCTCCTCTTTTTCAATTCCTCACAGTGTTGGCATTTAAGATTTTTGTTTGTGAAAAG GTTGATGTTGCTGTCATTGAAGTTGGACTTGGGGGGAAACTTGACTCCACAAACGTT ATTCAAAAGCCTATTGTCTGCGGCATTGCTTCTCTTGGGATGGATCATATGGATATACTGG GACATACGTTAGCTGACATTGCTTTTCACAAGGCCGGGATTTTTAAG CCTCAAATCCCGGCCTTCACAGTCCCACAACTCTCTGAAGCAATGGGGGTTCTTCAAGAAACAGCTAATAATCTTAAG GTTCCTCTGGAAGTAATAGCGCCTCTTGATCTTAAAAAGTTGGATGGAATTGAACTTGGCTTGTCTGGGGATCATCAGCTTGTAAATGCAGGTCTTGCTGTTTCTCTTTCAAGATGCTGGCTTCAAAGAACTGGGAACTGGGACAAGATATTTCCAAAT GGAAGCAATGAAACTGATATGCCGGTAGCGTTTTGCCGTGGTCTTGCCACTGCACGTCTTCATGGGAGAGCCCAAGTCGTTCATGATCTAGTATCAGATCAAAAGGACTCGATGAAAACTCCATGCGGTGATCTGATCTTTTACTTGGATGGAGCTCACAGTCCAGAGAGCATGGAGGCTTGTGGCAGATGGTTCTCTTCTGCAGTCAGAGGAAACAAAAGCCTATCCACTCCCGTCAATGGCTACAGGAGAAACGGGGAGTTTGGTAGAGACTTAAACAAAGTCTCCAAGCAG GTTCTTCTGTTCAACTGCATGGAAGTGAGAGACCCTCAAGTCTTACTTCCGAAGCTTGTCACCACTTGCGCTTCCTCAG GCACTCATTTCTCAAGAGCACTGTTCGTTCCGACCATGTCAACCTACAACAAAGTCATTTCAGGCGCATCAGCAATCCCTTTAGATACACGTAGAAAGGATTTGACTTGGCAATTCAGACTACAGAAACTCTGGGAGAGATCAATCCAAGGAACAGATACTGCACTTGACCATACACTGAACCCTGACGGAATAACTTCTTTGCCACCTCATGATTTCCTGTGTGGGGATGCACCTCATTGTGGTGGACCTGCAGGGGGGACACATATCACTTCAAGCGCTGTAATGCCTTCACTTCCGTTGACCATAAACTGGCTACGAGACTGCGTACGCCGGAACCCTTCGCTGAAACTAGAG GTTCTGGTCACAGGATCGCTACATCTTGTTGGAGATGTACTCAGATTGTTAAAGAGATGA